The Cucumis melo cultivar AY chromosome 5, USDA_Cmelo_AY_1.0, whole genome shotgun sequence genome has a segment encoding these proteins:
- the LOC103499444 gene encoding uncharacterized protein LOC103499444 isoform X3, with translation MSFIVFKETEEFGSVGHIKAGIVAAQNLLGNSFTLLSNPKHMAPSLVDTGARLFVTRFLGQYITSGSLTLIEDGGTIFTFEGTDKKCLPKVAVKVHSPQFYWKIMTRADLGLADAYINGDFSFVDKDEGLLNFFLIIIASRDTNSSIAKQKKKRGWWTPPLFTACIASAKYFFQHASRQNTLTQARRNISRHYDLSNELFSLFLDDTMTYSCAIFKGENEDLKVAQMRKISLLIEKARINKNHHVLEIGCGWGSLAIEIVKKTGCHYTGITLSEEQLKYAEKRVKDANLQDRIRFLFCDYRKLPSTERYDRIISCEMIEAVGHEFMEDFFGSCESVLAENGLFVLQFISIPDERYDEYRLSSDFIKEYIFPGGCLPCLSRLTTAMANASRLCVEHLENIGIHYHQTLRCWRKNFLENQSKILQLGFDESFIRTWEYYFDYCAAGFKSHTLGNYQIVYSRPGNVAAFTNPYQGIPSAY, from the exons GCAGGTATAGTGGCAGCACAAAATCTGTTGGGAAATAGTTTCACACTTCTAAGCAACCCGAAACATATGGCACCTTCGCTAGTAGATACGGGGGCACGCCTATTCGTCACTAGATTTCTTGGGCAATATATAACTTCCGGATCGTTAAC TTTAATTGAAGACGGAGGCACAATATTTACCTTTGAGGGAACAGATAAAAAATGTCTTCCAAAGGTTGCTGTCAAAGTTCACAGCCCTCAATTTTATTGGAAG ATTATGACACGAGCTGACTTAGGCCTTGCAGATGCATATATCAATGGAGACTTTTCTTTTGTTGATAAAGATGAAGGTCTTCTAAATTTTTTCTTG ATTATTATTGCTAGCAGAGATACAAATTCTTCAATTGCAAAACAGAAGAAGAAGCG GGGATGGTGGACACCCCCACTATTTACTGCTTGTATTGCATCTGCAAAGTATTTTTTTCAGCATGCTTCAAGGCAAAACACTCTTACTCAGGCTCGTAGGAACATCTCTCGTCATTATGATCTG AGTAATgaacttttttctcttttcttggaTGATACAATGACGTACTCATGTGCCATCTTTAAG GGAGAGAATGAAGATTTGAAGGTTGCACAGAtgagaaaaatctctcttctcatAGAAAAG GCAAGAATCAATAAAAACCATCACGTATTGGAAATTGGGTGTGGTTGGGGTAGCTTAGCTATCGAAATCGTCAAGAAAACCGGATGTCATTATACTGGTATTACGTTATCTGAGGAACAACTAAAATATGCAGAGAAGAGAGTTAAAGATGCCAACCTTCAG GATCGCATTAGGTTCCTTTTTTGTGACTATCGAAAATTACCTAGTACCGAAAGATATGATAGGATAATCTCATG TGAGATGATAGAAGCTGTAGGACATGAATTCATGGAAGACTTTTTTGGTTCATGTGAATCAGTATTAGCGGAAAATGGTCTTTTTGTTCTACAG TTCATATCGATACCCGATGAACGTTACGACGAATACCGACTAAGTTCAGACTTtattaaagaatatatattTCCAGGAGGATGTCTACCTTGCTTGAGTAGATTAACAACAGCCATGGCTAATGCATCAAGGCTTTG TGTGGAACATTTGGAAAACATTGGAATTCATTACCATCAAACTTTGAGGTGTTGGAGAAAGAATTTCTTAGAGAATCAGAG CAAAATCCTTCAACTTGGTTTTGATGAAAGTTTCATACGAACTTGGGAATATTATTTTGATTACTGTGCTGCTGGTTTTAAATCTCACACCCTTGGCAATTACCAG ATTGTATATTCAAGACCTGGTAATGTAGCCGCATTCACCAATCCATACCAAGGAATACCTTCAGCTTATTAA
- the LOC103499446 gene encoding heterogeneous nuclear ribonucleoprotein 1-like: protein MDSDQGKLFIGGISWETSEDKLKDYFSNYGEVMHTVVMRDKITSRPRGFGFVVFSDPSVLDRVLQDKHTIDGKTVEAKRALSREEQQTPARASNSNGRNSGGSGGGNMRTKKIFVGGLPPTLTEEGFKEYFEAYGHVTDVVVMYDQNTRRPRGFGFISFDSEEAVDRVLHKTFHDLNGKQVEVKRALPKDANPGAGGRSMGGGAGSGGYQGYGSSGGVNSNSYDNRMDSNRYMQSQGSSGGFPPYGSSGYSNPAYGYGSSNNGMGYGGYGNYSGSNTGFGAPAAVAYGNPNVANAGYGSGPQGGPRNSWSGQAPSGYGAMGYGNAAPWGGAPGGNAGAGSGGPGSAPTGHSPGGAAAGYGNQGYGYGGFGNQGYGYGGGDGSYGSQSGYGTTGGRTGSASNSNVGGGSGGELQGNNAYMGNGYGDANGNTGYGNAAWRSDGGQVGYTGGYAGGQARQAQQQ from the exons ATGGATTCGGATCAAGGGAAGCTTTTTATTGGTGGGATTTCATGGGAGACTTCTGAGGATAAGCTAAAGGACTACTTCAGCAACTATGGTGAAGTTATGCATACGGTCGTTATGAGGGATAAGATCACTAGCAGACCCAGAGGGTTTGGCTTTGTTGTCTTTTCAGATCCCTCTGTTCTCGATCGAGTTCTTCAGGATAAGCACACTATCGATGGTAAAACG GTTGAGGCCAAGAGGGCCTTATCACGGGAGGAACAGCAGACTCCTGCCAGAGCAAGCAATTCCAATGGTAGAAACTCCGGCGGCAGTGGTGGTGGAAACATGAGAACCAAAAAAATTTTTGTTGGGGGATTGCCTCCAACATTGACCGAAGAAGGATTTAAAGAGTACTTTGAGGCTTATGGCCATGTAACTGATGTAGTAGTCATGTATGATCAAAATACTAGGCGTCCACGAGGATTTGGTTTTATATCTTTTGATTCTGAAGAAGCTGTTGACAGAGTTTTGCACAAGACGTTTCACGATTTGAATGGTAAACAAGTAGAAGTTAAGCGTGCCCTTCCCAAGGATGCCAATCCAGGTGCAGGTGGCCGTTCAATGGGTGGTGGTGCTGGTAGTGGTGGTTATCAAGGTTATGGGTCATCTGGTGGTGTCAATTCAAATTCTTATGATAATCGTATGGATTCCAATAGGTACATGCAATCACAGGGCTCTAGTGGAGGTTTCCCACCTTATGGTTCCTCTGGATACAGTAATCCTGCGTATGGTTATGGTTCATCGAATAATGGTATGGGATATGGTGGTTATGGAAATTACAGTGGTTCAAATACTGGGTTTGGTGCCCCTGCAGCAGTAGCCTATGGCAACCCAAATGTTGCCAATGCTGGTTATGGGAGCGGTCCTCAAGGTGGACCTAGAAATTCATGGTCAGGTCAAGCTCCCTCTGGGTATGGAGCCATGGGTTATGGGAATGCAGCTCCTTGGGGTGGTGCTCCTGGCGGCAATGCTGGGGCTGGGAGTGGAGGACCTGGATCTGCACCCACAGGTCATTCTCCTGGTGGAGCTGCTGCTGGGTATGGCAATCAGGGTTATGGATATGGTGGGTTTGGTAATCAAGGTTATGGTTATGGTGGAGGTGATGGCTCGTACGGTAGTCAATCTGGTTATGGTACAACTGGAGGACGAACTGGTAGTGCATCAAATAGCAATGTTGGAGGTGGAAGTGGGGGAGAATTACAGGGGAACAATGCTTACATGGGTAATGGCTATGGGGATGCTAATGGAAACACTGGTTATGGAAATGCTGCATGGAGATCTGATGGGGGACAAGTAGGTTATACAGGTGGTTATGCCGGTGGACAAGCTCGACAAGCCCAACAACAGTAA